The following proteins are encoded in a genomic region of Liolophura sinensis isolate JHLJ2023 chromosome 7, CUHK_Ljap_v2, whole genome shotgun sequence:
- the LOC135471674 gene encoding uncharacterized protein LOC135471674: protein MDEENCAQKNCSASVLCNSPGNCTDKHIRQNCSTLSLDDIQLSYAERAGLLGAFTFCLLVLVLICVACCCKCCCCSCCMDPKHPKPVSSLQSQSRPEEDSSEILQLRTRDGYVDPVAICSDHVGRQLQPSSVLLPLADYRGVPPTSPTTHLPPVRFHGPYFDPELPTYESLFPDGQHVTVERNSAVEKK from the exons ATGGATGAAGAAAACTGCGCTCAGAAAAACTGCAGTGCGTCTGTGCTGTGCAACTCTCCGGGAAACTGTACTGACAAGCACATTAGACAAAACTGCTCAACTCTCAGCTTGGATGACATAC AGCTGTCGTATGCAGAACGTGCCGGTCTTCTCGGAGCtttcacattttgtctgttgGTTCTGGTGCTGATTTGCGTAGCGTGTTGCTGTAAGTGCTGTTGCTGCTCAT GTTGTATGGACCCTAAGCATCCTAAACCGGTGTCAAGCCTTCAATCCCAGTCCAGACCTGAAGAGGACAGCTCTGAGATATTACAACTACGGACCAGGGACGGATACGTTGACCCAGTCGCAATCTGCTCTGACCATGTGGGTCGGCAGCTCCAGCCATCGTCAGTGCTGTTACCCCTAGCCGATTACAGGGGTGTCCCTCCCACATCGCCCACAACACATCTTCCGCCCGTCCGGTTTCATGGGCCATATTTTGATCCGGAACTGCCAACATATGAGTCTCTTTTCCCTGATGGACAACACGTGACTGTTGAGAGGAATAGCGCTGTAGAAAAGAAGTAA